In a genomic window of Halalkalicoccus sp. CG83:
- a CDS encoding OsmC family protein: MSDTSELPSMRVEAESESATKTSVTARDFQLTVDEPESMGGSDDGPNPLEYLIAGQAGCLNVTGHQVAEEMGIELDDLAITIEGEFDPAKFQGEDMDERAGYQGLRVTIEADTDADREPLERWIEQVEERCPVTDNVENATPIDVSISAK, from the coding sequence GCGAGAGCGCGACCAAGACCAGCGTTACCGCGCGGGACTTCCAACTGACCGTCGATGAGCCCGAGTCGATGGGTGGAAGCGACGACGGGCCCAACCCGCTCGAGTACCTCATCGCCGGGCAGGCCGGTTGTCTCAACGTCACCGGTCACCAGGTGGCCGAGGAGATGGGGATCGAGCTGGACGACCTCGCAATCACGATCGAGGGCGAGTTCGATCCCGCGAAGTTCCAGGGCGAGGACATGGACGAGCGCGCGGGCTACCAGGGGCTTCGCGTGACGATCGAGGCCGACACCGATGCCGACCGAGAGCCCCTCGAACGGTGGATCGAACAGGTCGAGGAACGCTGTCCGGTCACCGACAACGTCGAGAACGCGACCCCGATCGACGTCTCCATCTCGGCGAAGTAG